ATGCCGATGCCGGTGGGCGGCCCCAGCACCCCCAGGAGGGCGGGCGCGTGCTCGGCGCTCCAGAGGAAGAGCGGCTGCTCCACGTGGTCGCGCACCAGCGGCACCAGCACGAAGATGCCCCACAGCCCGTAGACGACGCTCGGGAGCGCCGCCAGCAGGTCGATCAGGTAGGCCACGACCTCCGCGAGCCAGCGCGGGGCGTACTCGGCGACGGCGATCGCCGAGGCCAGCGCCGGCAGGAAGGCCAGCGTCAGGGCGGCGGCGCTGGTGATCACGGTACCGAGCAGGAAGGGCCAGGCCCCGAACTGCCCCGCCACCGCGTTCCAGGCGCTGCCGGCCGCGAACCCCCAGAAGCCGAAGGTGCGGAAGGCCTCCGCACCGCCCGAGGCCAGCTCCCAGGCCAGCAGGACGGCGACGAGTATCACCGCGAGGCCCAGCACCACGAGCAGGGCGGTGAAGGCCCGGTCGCCCAGTTTTCCGTACAGCCGGCTTCGCACGCGTTCCTCCCCGGTAGCCCCGCTGCGGCGACCGCAGCGGGGCGCGGTCGGCTACGATTCTACTTCGCCGCCACCGGCTCGCCGCGGTAGCGCAGTCGCTTCAGGTTGGCCTCGGTTGCGCGCACGGCCACCTCGGGCAGCGCCGCGTAGTGCAGCGCCTCGTTGTAGCGCTGGCCGTCGTGAACGATCCAGTCGAGCAGGGCCGCGAGCGCCTTCGCCTCGGCGGCGGACTTGACCGCGCGGTCCTTGTCGAGGTCGCGGTAGACCAGGATCCAGGTGAAGCTGGCGATGGGGTAGCCCTCGGGGGCTGGGGTGTCGGTGATCGAGACGCGGGTGTCGGCCGGGAAGTCCTCGAGCTCGGCGGCGGCCCGGACCGAGGCCAGGTCGGCGAGCACGAACTTACCGGCGCGGTTCTGCACCGCACCGTAGGCGATCTTGTTCTGCACCGCGTAGATCAGCTCGTTGTAGCCGATCGCCCCCGGGGTCTGGCGCACCAGGCCGGCCACGCCCTCGTTGCCCTTGCCCCCGAGGCCGGTGGGCCAGGCGACGCTCTTGCCCACGCCCACCTTGGCCTTCCACTCGGGCGAGACCTTGGCCAGGTACTCGGTCCAGATGTAGGTGGTGCCGGAACCGTCGGAACGGCGCACCACGGTGATGGGCAGCGGCGGCAGCTTGACGCCGGGGTTCAGCGCGGCGAGGGCGGGGTCGTTCC
This genomic stretch from Oceanithermus profundus DSM 14977 harbors:
- the pstC gene encoding phosphate ABC transporter permease subunit PstC, with the translated sequence MRSRLYGKLGDRAFTALLVVLGLAVILVAVLLAWELASGGAEAFRTFGFWGFAAGSAWNAVAGQFGAWPFLLGTVITSAAALTLAFLPALASAIAVAEYAPRWLAEVVAYLIDLLAALPSVVYGLWGIFVLVPLVRDHVEQPLFLWSAEHAPALLGVLGPPTGIGMLSAVLVLALMIVPYASSLARDAIRMVPRDQREAMYALGATRWEVVRRVVLPYARGGIFAGVVLALARAIGETMAVTMLIGNSGQLPYSVFGPAATMASLIANEFAEAEGGLQLSSLLAVGFLLLLLSLAVNLVADFILRRMSVGEGRK
- the pstS gene encoding phosphate ABC transporter substrate-binding protein PstS produces the protein MKKLALTVLALTLGLALAQGVTLNGAGATFPFPLYAKYFSVYHKLTGVRVNYQSIGSGGGIRQLFSGTVHFGASDAPLSDAKLAEFEQKFGTQVIHVPTALGAVVPTYYLPGVTRPLNFSGPVLADIFLGKIRKWNDPALAALNPGVKLPPLPITVVRRSDGSGTTYIWTEYLAKVSPEWKAKVGVGKSVAWPTGLGGKGNEGVAGLVRQTPGAIGYNELIYAVQNKIAYGAVQNRAGKFVLADLASVRAAAELEDFPADTRVSITDTPAPEGYPIASFTWILVYRDLDKDRAVKSAAEAKALAALLDWIVHDGQRYNEALHYAALPEVAVRATEANLKRLRYRGEPVAAK